CCATGGACGCCATTTCCAAGGCTCCCGGCAGTAAGGGAACATTTTTCATCCGCAACTCCAGACGAACGTTACTTGCCTGAGCCAACTCCAACATATGTCCACCAAGACCGAAACCAGTGATATCGGTTGCGCCTCTCAGACCGAGTTCCCGAATGACCGCACCACCCGCCTTGTTCAGCCGACCGCAGGTCTCATAGAGCAGGGCCTCCATAGGCTCGTAACCGGGCATTTCACCTTTGACCGCAGTGGTCAGCACGCCGGTCCCGATGGGCTTGGTCAAAATCAGTTCATCCCCCGGTTCCACACCACGGTTGGATGCAAATCGATCAGGGTCAACAATGCCTGATACGGCCAGCCCGAACTTGATCTCATCATCTTCCACACTGTGACCGCCGGCCGAGATGGCTCCGGCCTCGTCCACCGCGTCCTGGCCGCCCCGGAGAATCGCGGTCAGCACTTCCAGCGGCAATTTTTTCGGGGGGAAGCAAACAATATTCATGGCCGTCCACGGTTCGCCACCCATGGCATAGACATCGGACAGGGCATTCGCGGCGGCAATGCGTCCGAACTGGTAGGGGTCATTGACCACCGGAGTAAAGAAATCCACAGTCTGCACAAGCGCTTTGCCAGCC
The genomic region above belongs to uncultured Pseudodesulfovibrio sp. and contains:
- the selD gene encoding selenide, water dikinase SelD, producing MQKFKLVSMVKAAGUAAKIAPGDLETALSGLDVRHDDRVLAGGPGDNEDASIVSFPAGKALVQTVDFFTPVVNDPYQFGRIAAANALSDVYAMGGEPWTAMNIVCFPPKKLPLEVLTAILRGGQDAVDEAGAISAGGHSVEDDEIKFGLAVSGIVDPDRFASNRGVEPGDELILTKPIGTGVLTTAVKGEMPGYEPMEALLYETCGRLNKAGGAVIRELGLRGATDITGFGLGGHMLELAQASNVRLELRMKNVPLLPGALEMASMGMLPAGSICNRNYYLPRVDVAEGLDPIHFDLMFDAQTSGGLLLAVKPNQLQRAMDMLIQAGDVAAHVGRAYPRSSGQASLAIL